Part of the Pelobates fuscus isolate aPelFus1 chromosome 12, aPelFus1.pri, whole genome shotgun sequence genome, cacttcctgtatagagagccctatttaggctttctttattgcaagttctgtttaattaagattgtcttatcccctgctatgttaatagcttgctagaccctacaagagcctcctgtatgtgattacattttaatttagagattgagatacaattatttaaggcaaattacatctgtttaaaagtgaaacctgcataaactgaaacaaagtgatttaactcctaaatgacagtgaattgagcagtgaaattgcaggggaatgatctatacactaaaactgctttatttagctaaagtaatttaggtgactatagtgttcctttaaaattatgAAGCCTCATATGTTGGATGAATGATAAACTTTCAAAAATATCCAGTTGTATGATATGATAATAATTGAATTTCTAGTAGTGCAATTTGACACCAGAGAAGTATCAGTGCTTCTGTCCTAGGACAGACAAATCAAGCTAATAAATCAGCTGCATTATTTTCTTGCCTTTTTGTGGATCACAGGAACCTTGACTTCAACTATCACTCTATTATGTAGGGTTTACGGACATCTTCATCCACTCCTGTCATCTTTCCTTTCTAGTTGGCATCATATGATTCACTTTCACATAAAGTAAGGGGTAATGGGTTATACCCTATATATCTGGGGTAGGTAACCTtccgcactccagatgtggactacatctcccataacgaGGACAAAGCATTAAGGTAGaggtaatccacaacatctggagtgatgaAGGTTGCCTACTCATGCTCGATATCATTTCAGAGATTTTGCCAGGCAGGCGGGCAATCTAATCTGAACAATTTATTTGTGTAGGCAACATGGCCAAAATAGATGAAAGATTTTCTCTCAAACTTCAGAGAACTCCAAAGAGCAAATCTAGCCTTGCTTCATTTTCAGGACTATCAGAAAGGATATATAGCATGAATAAAAGAAATCGCAAACGTGAAGaacatatacataaaatacttaagacaaaaaatctaaaaaattaagaaTTCTATTTGTCTCCTTGGATCATAAAGCATTGAGTAAGGTGTATACAATATTAAAGATAATGCATTGAGGGTAGGTAATGGAAccaatattgataaaaaaaacaagttactGGTACCGTTGTAGTTAAGATCCGAGTGTGCATCCGAGAGGGAGAGGCTAGGGCAAAAAACTAACCCAACTCAAAgtataaatgtgaaaaaatatagaattatGGATCTCGGATCTTAACTACAACGGTATCagtaacttgttttttttatcaatatatgTTCTATTAGCCTCTCTGCTAATACCCATGTTGGTCTGTGAGACAGTCCAAAAAAGCAATAGGGGGCAACTTTGTAGACAGGGGTACAcactattaaaaacatttttaagaagAATTTTCCAGCTTGATGCCTATAGCTTTAGCCCCACCTTCAACACCGTAAATAGCAATTTGATTTCAAAAAACAAATTGACCTTTCATTCAGCCCAAAAATAATGAGGGTAGCTTGTTGACTGTATTTGGGCAAGCGTGTTAATTCCCAAACTTAGGCAGAAACAGTGAATGCAGTCCAATAAATGGTGATATATTCATAATAAATGCTTCTTACACATAAATCAAATTCAGATGACACAAACATTATATAAAAAGGGAGAGAGATGTCATGTCACCCATATAATTTGCAAAAGGAGTTATCTGTCCAACACACGGTGATATATACATTAATGCTTCttaaaaactaaaatattaaTCTTGATATGGGAAACGTCCAAAGCAAACAAGAgaaacaaacatatacatacaggTTAGGTGGAGTGTAAGATGGACCTTGGTGGTAGGTATCACAGACagctgaaaatatataaaaagacacaacctAGTTCAATATGGTCTGGTAGAAGTACATATATAGTAATCAACAGGTATTGTACTCACAAGTACAGAGCCAACAATGTTAGGCTCAATGTGCAGGCTGGTGGGAATATTaggagggatcccactccctagCTGAGTAGGATAGATTTTATGCTGAAGATCATCCGCCCAATAACTTTCCAGGACATAAGGTGGTGTTAAAAAGCTGATTTATTggaacataaacataaaataacgAGCAGTAAAACACTGCAAAGTCGTTAGTAAAATAAGatacttgcaaaacgcgtttcgcctaaaaaggcttcctcagttgcataAATCTCTTGTCCTGACATTCGTCTTCTTATGTGGCTCTCCTTTAATTGTCAATCTCGATCTGCTGTAATAGCCGCGGACTACTTCTGTCTTCTTCCTATGACGTTTCTCCCCGCCGTCCTCATTCTGATGATGCACTTCCGGTGTCGCTCCACTTATGGAATAAACTTTATTGTCAATTCAATGCATATAAGTACTCCGGAATACAAATAAAGGGAAAGGAAATAGAAGATCAATATATTCAAAAACAAGAGTTCATTAGAAATGTAAAAGATGGTACAAATGTGTAATGGTCTTGTAGTCTGTGGTACATAAATATAAAGTAGTTAGCAATGTATAGGGAAAGCAACAAGATTTAAAATGGGTAGacatataaaaatagtaatactATAACAGGGCCATtatgtttaaagaaaaaacatccaTATCAGGTATGGGCaattcacaaaatatataaagttcTTAAGTATACTCCATAGTGagcacaaaaaatgtgtttgCTTAAAATTAGTTGGAGAGTTAACAAGGAACTCTATAAAAAGCCTTAgggaccaaaaaataaataaatagataaaaaaaaaatatatatatatatatatattataaaattaggAAATACATTTACAGAAAATGGCACAATTCAAAATTGAATTTAGACCGTGGGGAATAAGGGtgttaaagttaaaaatgtaACTCATTTCTTCCTTCCCTATTTTATTAGTATAGTCGCCACCTCTCCAGTATTTCTTTACCAATTTAAGGGCACAGAAAAAAAGCTCTGTAGGGTTTTGGTTGTGCATAATTTTAAAATGCTGAGATACACTATGGTTTTCAAACCCTTTGTTTATATTGCGTATATGTTTGCTTATTCGGACAGTAAAGGACGAATAGCCCTATCAATATATAACAGGTTTCAAGGGCATTTCAAGAGGTATACTACACCTTTAGAGTAGCATGTAGTGTGATCCTTAATAATATACTGTTTTCCGATGATTTGGCTTATATCGGTGTAATGCCTCTTATTGTTCTTAGTTGTTCTGCATGGGAGGCAATTCCCGCATCCGTAAAAACCTGAAAGGTTTTTTGTCAGCTCATTGGGTTTATCTACTTTCAAACAGCTTTTCACTAGCATGTTTTTCAAATTTTTAGTACCTCTATGTATGATCTTGGGGTTTGATGGTAAGATTTTATTTAACATAGGGTCATCCCTTAAGATgtgccaatgctttcttatggcttGCTTTACTCTCTTGGAGCTCCCATTATACCCGCAAATAAAAGGGATATCATTATCTCTTTGTGCATCATTCTTTGTCCTATATTTTAAAAGCAGTTTTCTCGGTAGAGACTGTACCTCTTCAATATTCCCCCTCAGGGTTTCCTATTTGTAACCCTTTTCTGCGAACtgatttttcaaataaaaagctTGTTGTATAAAATCACTCTCTTCTGTACAATTTCTTCTGATTCTTAAAAATTGTCCTTTTGGTGCATTTGTTGGTGCCCATCGCATTACCACATATTTGTAAAAAGAAATGCTCCTggaaccagaaaaaaatatttgttaaaattaataaaatgccctccAGAATAAAATCTATCTGTTCTATTTGAAAACATGCCTTCTCTAAAAAGTACCTTGTCACCTCAATGCCTTTTTTGTGTGGAATAATACTATAAAGTGATCTGACGTCGCACGTCACTAGTATATACCCCTCCTTCCATTTGATCTGTTCTAGGATTTGCAGCATATGGATAGTGTCCTTTAAAAAGTATTGGGTTACCACACTCTGCGACCAGAGGGTACATGTACGCAGACAGGAAACGGTGAGACTGACCCACTTTGAATCTAAATGCCTAGACACAAGACAACAGAGTAAAACTCTATCTATGTGCTATAACCTACTAATAAGAGAACCACAAACGCAGCTCTGGAGATTTCAGAGATTTTCTGGAGATTCACCATGATCTAAGAGAAACAAACAACCCAATTCAACAGACACCAATAGCACACATTATATAGAGAAATGTCACCCATAGATTTTTCAAAAGTAGTTCTTTGCCTAATAAATGGTGACATATACATTAATGCTTCTTAAACGCACAGACATACaatctctcactgacagacacacacacaatctcactgatttgaaacacacacactgacagacatacacactaacagaaacacacatacaatctCATTGATTTgaaacacttactgacagacagacacatacaatctcactgattttaaacacttactgacagacatgcactcacatatttacacattcttgcacacacactcacaaattaattttatttgtttaggCCCATCcagccctggggtccagtggggaatgacTCTTCTCCCTGCCGTCCAGTGGTGATTTGCTCCCTGGGATCCAATGGGATTTTCTCCTTAGGGTTCAGTGGGAATGTATCTTCTATTTCCCCTCTGCTCCCACACATGCCTTCTGTAGTGATGCCACGGGTGgcgtgatgtcatattccgtcaGCCAGCATCAATACagagggcgtgcgagggagcagagaggaactggaaACACATCAGCTCTCCTTTGCCGCTTGCCTTCTCTCTTCTTCTCGCTTCAGGGGTGCCCTAAGGTGGCTGTGGGAGGAGCTGTGCACAGCTTTATACCCTCTGTGTGCTCCATCAAAAAGGTGTGTATGGGCATACACCTTAGAAGGAACAGTGGTGATGGATTAGGTAGAGACTTTTTTCATGGGCGAATGGCTCGGGGGCTTGGCAGACTATAAGGGGAACATTAAAACAAAGGTGGAGGGATGGGCAATGGCGTCTCCTTTCCTACTTATTATACTAATACTCATCCACACAAAACCCCTGCGTGTATTATAGCCTCCTCCTGTCACccatattaaataaaaacactgtttattttctcctcttttccgtgttttttttctctgcctATAAGGTGGTATAAGCAGAGAACCACTCCttcaaatgtgagtgtactaACTTCACCACCATTACATCTGATTTTATTTGACGTATCGtgtgcactatattgtatttcttatttcttttacATGTATTACAAACCAAGTTTGTTATCCAGTCACGTGGGGTAAGTTCACCCACCTATATACTTTTCTTCAGCGCTCCACTTACAGGTGTAGGTTCTCCACTTATACCACCTTAGAGACTTTGGACTTTTTGTGTGTGGATAAGAGGGTATTTCCACACAAGTGTTTTGAGCTGctgtaatttatatttatttctggtTTTAGCAACTTattggacacacacacattcctccCAAAAGGAGGTAAACACTTCACTTGTTTTCTCTCTGCTGTCTGCTAGGTCCAAttgacagagtttataacaatgatttacAGATACGTTGAAAACATCCAGGTGGAGGATAAACATGTGTTGAtttttacattaaaggaacactacagagtCAGGATAACAAACATGAGTGTCACTCACTCCCTCTTGCCCCCTTTagcccctaaggaccaaacttttggaataaaagggaatcatgacatgtcacacatggcacgtgtccttaaggggtcaaaggagcactatagggtcaggaacacaaacatgtattcctgaccccatagtgttaaaaccactatctggccctttttgcctccctaaagatagtaaaatcttacttgtattcatgtctgaagctgctgcctctgcctgtgaacttcctccaACCTCTGACATCAACAGAAGTGGTGACCTGATCCAATCacgatgcttccccataggattggctgagagtgacaagcaggcagatcaggggcagagcccgcACAATTCAAactcagccctggccaatcaacatctcctcatagagattaattgaatcaatgaatctctatgaggaaagttcagtgtctgcatgcagagggtggagacactaaatgtttggatgcattttaggcagccatgtacccaggaaggatctctaacagccatctgaggagtggtcagtggagttatcactaggctgtaatgtaaacactgcattttctctgaaaagacagtgtttacagcaaaaagcctgaaggtaatgattatacacaccagaacacatacaataagctgtagttgccctggtgactatagtgtccctttaagtgtaattTTGCACACTTCACAAAAACATACGTTTAAATATAGAGACGAGTAAGCATTATATTACAGACTAGTAACAGTTCCTTGTAATGATTTATTTTTCATCGGAAAGatgtaaaacaaaacatgtaaGTAGGTATTAGCATTGAAGCAGCTTGACAATGAGAGGCATCACGTTCCACTACTTTTTTtagcttttagttttttttatttactaaagtagatTCACTTATATACAGCCCTACATTTTGAAGCACACATTGACAAGTAAATACGCACACACGAACAGGTACAAATTGGATGTAGTTAGAGTGAATGTTAGACTCTTCCCTTAAactgacactccactgcccaaacacaatataaataaaaatcactgtttagtagatataccacaatttaaaactaaagtgtatttaattatGTTATTTTTCCATTGAGGCATatcttaaaacagcttgcaaaaattgCAGTTCTGCCTTTGCATTCATTCCCTTtcactttttgtggctgtccaatcacagacttcccaatacagctcaatgagaagtgtttgcaaggcaggtgctctcagcagctgctgcctcttgagtttagctccactgagctaactaaaccaggaagtaacagaacctgttTGCTGaaaaagccagggggtgtaaccaggtttaataaaaaaaagtctcaattttaaaatctgcactttttgcaaaatgaaataaagaggaaACCTAAAGCTTTTTAGCAAGATAAAGGTCATTAACAACAGACTTGATGTTGTATATGATGAGCTGGGGCTTTGCTGGCCCAAGTTTGTTTGCTTCCTATGTCAAAAGTAATAAAAGTGTCCCACAATCCAGAGGAGCAAAATTCTACCAACGGAAGTTTTTCTTACACAAAGCAGCTTTCGGACCTCCCTTCTTTTAATTAGAATAAtgaaaaatgaataaacaaattgCATTAACAAATTTCTTTCTAGACTCTGTGCTGCTTCCTCGTTGATTTATTGCATCTCTAAGTACCTGAGCTTAGAATTAATGGGATTGAAAAAGCAATTAAAAGAGTGAAGACAAACATAGAATGGAAAGGAGAGAGAGGAATAGGCCAAGTCAGgagaggtggagggagggggcaggcagcATGGAAAAATAATGATGTCTCCGGCTTGAACAAACTTGCATTAGTctgaaaacaaatgcacatgtccATTACCTTAGTGTTAAATTTTTGCAGTTCTCAACGTCATGTTGTTTGCTCCAAATCTCACCTTTTGTTCCAAATACAGtattaatataacccataacTATAATCAGCTGCCTTGAGAGCTTGTAACGGGATATTCAGCCACTTTAAAAGGCCTCTGGGGCCAATTGACCCTCCCTGACCATTGTGACTTAGTCTCACTGTCCTCCAAACTGTTAGACATTATCAATAACCTGTCTACCAAGAATTCCTAAGAATTTATGGATAGGCAACTCCCCAACATGTTCTGCTGGCATTACTTATTGTGGACATCCAAATTTTAAACTGTCACAACAGACTTTGTAGAGGTGTCAAGAAAACTAATAAAGGAAAGGATGACCAATGAGTTATGGTGAACAGTCCTCGTAAGGGAAACTTTTGCCCCAGCCTGTGATTCAAGAATAGAATGATAGAATCTGGATTGTTCCTGGCATTAGTACAATCTGTTCTTTCCCAGAGTGGAAAACCTGTTTCTGAATGGCTTGAGGTCTGCAGTACAATTAATGGTACCTAGAGTTTCAATAAATTCTGGTAATTTCATCTAGCATTCCACTCAGTGGGTGAGCAACATGAGAAGCCCTAGCAAAGGAAATGGCAAAGGTTTGTTACCACTGAAAGAGGAATCAAACGGATTGCTTAGTTTGGACCTAAAAATAAAAGGCCTTTTCAACGAAATTGAACATATAATGTCTGTGTAACTATATGATTTACAGTGAGggactcattgacatgcaaatcaattgaaaaaaaatttgacatgcgtttttctgtttttttgttgttgttattctgtctctcactgttaaaatacacgtaACATTAAAAtcatagactgataatttctttgtcagtgggcaaatgttcaaatcAGCAGTATGTGATTTCTCTACAGAAGTCATGATGTGTTTTTTAAAATGGTTCTTTTTGAAAGTGGTGGACTGTTTAGAGGGAATGGTTTATATTGTGTAAAAACATTTTCACATTGGTGTTCTTTTGTAGAGCCTAATTCCATGAAGATAAAAGCAGATTGGTTGGTCATCACTTCCCATCAATGTAAGTCAGTAAGAAAACAAATGTCCCATTGTAGAAATAGTacaatattgtatattgtattgtatgtgtttgtgtctttacctttttttttttttttttaccatgcactttttaaattttttttataacctttgTATCTCTGCAGGTCTATATCCGTTCCCTGGAGTCTACTTTCTGTCCCAGGTATATGGCTCTTCTTCTTCTTGCCCAACGTGCACATGTACGTCGCAGACGTCGACCACCTCAGGAGCGAGTTTTTCGGGCCCGAACACAGTTCCTCAACCTACCTGAGGAAGTGGTTATGCAGCGTTACCGCCTCcaccctgcactcatacgcgACCTCTGTCATTTACTGGAGCGTGACCTCCAGCCCTCTACGGGGCGTTCGCATGCCCTTCCTGTCTATGTCAAGGTGACAGCTGCCCTGAACTTTTACACATCGGGTACATTCCAGACTCCAGCGGGAGATGCAGCAGGCATTAGCCAAGCCAGTATGTCCCGTTGTGTAACACAGGTTACAGAAGCCATTGTAAGACGAGCACACCGTTTTATTCGTTTCCCACGAGGTCGTGTCCAGCGCAGATCTGCAGTTCATGACTTCCAGCGGTTATATGGATTTCCAGGCACTGTGGGAGCTGTGGGGTGCACACACGTGGCATTGAAGCCTCCTTCTGATCATGAGAGCCGCTACCGAAACCGTTGGCGTTACCATTCCATGCATATGCAGGCAGTATGTGATGCAAAaggtacactgacacacattgtgGCTGAATATCCAGGGTCTGTGACTGAAGAAGACATTCTGGCACAATCCAGCTTGGGGCACATGTTCCAGAACCAGGGAAAAGATGAAGAAGCATGGCTGATAGGTGAGAGTAAATGTATCAACTACTTGGAAAACATTTAGTGTTAAATATTATATGGGAGCTATTCCTTATTGGGACTACATACTGCCAACTTCTATGGAAGTGAGGCTTCACTCTCAGAAGATTGTTAAAGGGGaaatatctatacaccaaaactgcttaattaagctatagttgttttggtgactatagtgtccctttaaaaaaaattagccaAGGTAAACTTAAATGAACGATAAAATCATGTAAACAGGATATGGCCACAGCCAAGAGGACCGGAGAAATAGACTGGATGATCAGGGTAAATGAGGTCTTATTCATAATTAAGTTCCTAAACAGCCAAGTAGGCAGAGCTAACCCtatagtgatgctgccatggaatAGCCCAGATATAATATATCAACTACTTGGAGAATGCATAGAGttaataaaaatacttaaaaaaaaataaaaggtaataaAGGGACATTTTGCTTTGAAAGAAACAATGACACTtaaatcatttctttttttttaatttgttttatcggAGTCCCATTATGCGTCATTCAATGGTTTCCACATTGAAAAATCTGGCATGGCACATgataggtatatatattttacattccaTGGAACCTGCTCATGTCTCACCAATATGTGAGtagttttaatttaaatgtatacaCAGGTGATCTTATACAAAGTGTGCTTTTTAtggatttctcatagaaatccaGATTTTAATATCCTACATACATTGTTACAGGAATTCATTTTTC contains:
- the LOC134579090 gene encoding putative nuclease HARBI1; translation: MALLLLAQRAHVRRRRRPPQERVFRARTQFLNLPEEVVMQRYRLHPALIRDLCHLLERDLQPSTGRSHALPVYVKVTAALNFYTSGTFQTPAGDAAGISQASMSRCVTQVTEAIVRRAHRFIRFPRGRVQRRSAVHDFQRLYGFPGTVGAVGCTHVALKPPSDHESRYRNRWRYHSMHMQAVCDAKGTLTHIVAEYPGSVTEEDILAQSSLGHMFQNQGKDEEAWLIGGRCYTQKPWLMTQIENPQSPAELKYNTSHAAALSVVSRAFCCLKSRFRCLSRRGGSLQYSPLKVSQIFVACCVLHNMALSHGQEIPVEERDDESEGEAGEEGSEEAELARRELLKRHFS